The Cytobacillus oceanisediminis genomic interval CAGCTTTTGCCATATCTGTCATTAAAAAAGGATCATGAAATTCCTGGTCTTTATCCAATAAAAAATACCGTGCTGAATCAACGGTATCCATTCCGCGATTAATTAACAGCGATGCTGCAAGAGGAGCAATATTCAATTCCTTTGAAAGCTGCTGCACCTTATCCTCCTGTGTTTGCCGAACAATCCATCGCGTTCTTGAATGTAACATACGTTCACCCCTCAGCTTATTAATTATACAAGAGGGGGACATGTGTTTCAATAAGTTAAAATCGGGATATTCCATACAGATTTGGAAAGAAAGATATTAATGGCCGGTCACTTTTTGCAGGCAAAAGAAAAACTTGAGCAAAAGCCCAAGTCTGTTTTAGTTTAATGTATATCCCTATCCAGCTCTTTTTCAACTTCTTCTTTATCGGTATTATCCTTTACCGCATTTCCTGAATTCAGCTTATCATTTTCCTTTTTTAGTATTTTCACTTTCCTTTGGAGTGAGTAGATTCGAACAAGGCCTACAGAACCGACAATCAGTCCTCCCATAAGAACTGATCCTAAAATCACAAGAATGAGCGGCCACTGGCTTTCCCCAAACAAGTAGTTTACCGTTACATTATCAACATTGATTACTGCAAAAATAGCAACTATTAGTGCAAATAAAAAACCAAATAATAAAGCCCATTGAAATTTCATACAATCCTCTCCCAAATAAATTCTCTAATTTATGCGCTTTTCCCTATAAGGATTAATGTGCACAAATACATTTTGCACATTTTCCAATCCAAGCAGTTTGCGTTTCACTTCTTTGCCCACCCGATGGCCATCCTCAACAGTCATATTCGGATCCACCGAAACTTTAATATCTACAATTACATAATGTCCGTGTTCCCTGGCGTGCAGTTCATCAATCCTTTTAACCTGTTCAACGGATTCAGCAGTTTTGCGCATCTCAAGTGTATCTTCTTCATGAAGCACATGATCAAGTGTGCTATGAATGGATTCTTTACCCAGCCGCCATGCCATCTGGAGAATCATAAGGGAAACAATGAGGCCAGCAACAGGATCTGCATACTCAAGCCATTCGATCCCCATTCTACCGCCAATAATCGCACATCCAATTCCTATTAAGGCTGCAATTGATGAATATACATCTGAACGGTGTTCATAGGCATTTACAATTAAAGCATCACTGTTAAGTTTCTTTCCCAAATTATACTTATA includes:
- a CDS encoding LapA family protein; translated protein: MKFQWALLFGFLFALIVAIFAVINVDNVTVNYLFGESQWPLILVILGSVLMGGLIVGSVGLVRIYSLQRKVKILKKENDKLNSGNAVKDNTDKEEVEKELDRDIH
- a CDS encoding cation diffusion facilitator family transporter, whose protein sequence is MENNDRFKKAEFAAIIGIVGNIILATIKWGIGVYSGSKALVADAVHSASDVAGSFAVYLGLRAAKQPPDEDHPYGHGKAELIAAIIVAVLLFLVGIEIGKSSFESFFSPIEPPKAIAVAAVLVSIIVKEAMFRYKYNLGKKLNSDALIVNAYEHRSDVYSSIAALIGIGCAIIGGRMGIEWLEYADPVAGLIVSLMILQMAWRLGKESIHSTLDHVLHEEDTLEMRKTAESVEQVKRIDELHAREHGHYVIVDIKVSVDPNMTVEDGHRVGKEVKRKLLGLENVQNVFVHINPYREKRIN